From a region of the Streptacidiphilus albus JL83 genome:
- a CDS encoding alpha/beta hydrolase encodes MRILAATVAAAGLAITFTAPAGSAAATPSTAAAAVTVGSVALSPCGSQLPGYCGSVGVPLDWQAPASAGDPDITVGFEWLPATGAAEGTIVTIEGGPGYSSTGSEGQYAAMVGPLAAHHNTLVFDLRGTGLSTPIKCSALQNYTGVASGSAFDALVGDCGAKLNRTWKNSAGRYVQASDLFATANAARDLNYTLGRLDLKSVDLYGDSYGSWFAQAFASRYPQDLRTVTLDSTYPVLNLDPWSTATLTEAEYAFNASCTRSPACAAQVPGGAWQDITALAEKLDQEPLTGNTVGLDDAQVTQTVDTRVLIDLVENAGFDPAVYSQLDAAARAYLHDDDGAPLLRLAAWSVGYDNDNGTVPSAYSDGVYFATVCTDYPELYDMADAPATRDVQFQAAIAKEPADAFAPFTPAQWVTQDAYNNVFDACLDWPSPTANDPPVTADPPLIPSSVPVLILSGDLDAVTPPAWNTAAEAQVGSSARYIEIPNITHVTALPDAAWPNQQLCGDDLYRQFVTDPAKLDSLDTSCTASTPPTAVLGEFPLELADVAQPTVESGNQAGPDGLRAASVGASTVADAMARSGYLDGSKDLGLRGGSWKVTGSNTLKFTLTADQWATDASVSGTATWNLTTGAVDATLTISYDGGHTATVDAAWNTLHTLTPAQLTGTADGDSIAAAVAVP; translated from the coding sequence ATGCGGATACTGGCCGCGACGGTCGCGGCGGCAGGACTCGCCATCACCTTCACCGCCCCCGCCGGCTCTGCCGCGGCGACGCCGTCCACGGCGGCCGCCGCGGTCACTGTCGGCTCGGTCGCCCTGTCCCCCTGCGGCTCGCAGCTGCCTGGATACTGCGGTTCGGTCGGCGTGCCGCTGGACTGGCAGGCCCCGGCCTCCGCGGGCGATCCGGACATCACGGTCGGATTCGAGTGGCTGCCCGCCACCGGAGCAGCCGAGGGCACCATCGTGACCATCGAAGGCGGCCCCGGCTACTCGAGCACGGGGTCGGAAGGCCAGTACGCCGCGATGGTCGGCCCACTGGCCGCGCATCACAACACCCTGGTGTTCGATCTGCGCGGCACCGGACTGTCCACTCCGATCAAGTGCTCGGCGCTGCAGAACTACACGGGCGTCGCCTCCGGATCGGCGTTCGACGCCCTGGTCGGCGACTGCGGAGCGAAGCTGAACCGTACCTGGAAGAACTCGGCCGGCCGGTACGTGCAGGCCTCCGACCTGTTCGCCACCGCCAACGCCGCACGAGACCTGAACTACACACTCGGCCGACTCGACCTGAAGAGCGTCGACCTGTACGGCGACTCCTACGGCAGCTGGTTCGCCCAGGCCTTCGCCTCCCGCTACCCACAGGACCTGCGCACGGTCACCCTGGACAGCACCTATCCGGTGCTCAACCTCGACCCCTGGAGCACCGCCACACTCACCGAGGCCGAGTACGCCTTCAACGCCTCGTGCACCCGCTCACCCGCCTGCGCGGCCCAGGTGCCCGGCGGTGCGTGGCAGGACATCACCGCCTTGGCCGAGAAGCTGGACCAGGAGCCGCTGACCGGAAACACCGTCGGGCTGGACGACGCCCAGGTGACCCAGACCGTCGACACCAGGGTCCTGATCGACCTGGTGGAGAACGCGGGCTTCGACCCGGCCGTCTACTCCCAGCTCGACGCGGCCGCGCGCGCCTACCTCCATGACGACGACGGCGCTCCGCTGCTGCGGCTCGCGGCCTGGTCGGTCGGCTACGACAACGACAACGGAACCGTGCCCTCGGCCTATTCGGACGGCGTCTACTTCGCCACCGTCTGCACCGACTATCCGGAGCTGTACGACATGGCGGACGCCCCGGCCACCCGGGACGTGCAATTCCAGGCGGCGATCGCGAAGGAACCGGCCGACGCCTTCGCGCCGTTCACCCCGGCCCAGTGGGTGACCCAGGACGCGTACAACAACGTCTTCGACGCCTGCCTCGACTGGCCCTCGCCGACGGCCAACGACCCGCCGGTGACGGCCGACCCCCCGCTGATCCCGTCGAGTGTTCCGGTCCTGATTCTCTCCGGCGATCTCGACGCGGTCACCCCGCCTGCCTGGAACACGGCCGCCGAGGCACAGGTGGGCAGTTCCGCCCGCTATATCGAAATCCCGAACATCACCCACGTGACCGCGCTGCCCGACGCGGCCTGGCCGAACCAGCAACTGTGCGGCGACGACCTCTACCGACAGTTCGTCACCGACCCGGCGAAACTCGACTCGCTCGACACCTCCTGCACCGCGAGCACGCCACCGACAGCAGTCCTCGGCGAATTCCCGCTGGAACTTGCGGACGTGGCCCAGCCCACCGTCGAGAGCGGAAACCAGGCGGGACCGGACGGGCTGCGCGCGGCATCGGTGGGTGCGTCCACGGTCGCAGACGCGATGGCCCGGTCCGGCTACCTGGACGGCTCCAAGGACCTCGGCCTGCGCGGGGGCTCCTGGAAGGTCACCGGAAGCAATACCCTGAAGTTCACCCTCACCGCCGACCAATGGGCAACCGACGCCTCGGTCTCGGGCACCGCCACCTGGAACCTGACGACCGGCGCGGTCGACGCGACACTCACCATCTCCTACGACGGCGGTCACACGGCCACGGTCGACGCGGCCTGGAACACCCTGCACACGCTGACTCCGGCCCAGCTCACCGGCACCGCCGACGGAGATTCCATCGCCGCTGCAGTCGCAGTACCGTGA
- a CDS encoding glycoside hydrolase domain-containing protein, which yields MYCLGKDRTAHNCTASVVKNPGKNLILTAGHCMHAKGYLAGFYSSADSGITQLSAAAQAGAENLPDELWSARWVCDTSRIITSTWDPVLPDALWSARNRSRQYLGEHTVAFGGIPLDVDTSYWDAPVAIVD from the coding sequence TTGTACTGCCTCGGCAAGGACCGGACTGCGCACAACTGCACGGCCAGCGTCGTCAAGAACCCGGGGAAGAACCTGATCCTGACCGCCGGTCACTGTATGCACGCCAAGGGCTATCTGGCCGGCTTCTACAGCAGTGCCGATTCCGGCATCACCCAGCTGAGCGCCGCAGCGCAGGCAGGCGCGGAGAACCTGCCCGATGAACTCTGGAGCGCACGCTGGGTCTGCGACACATCCAGGATCATCACCTCGACCTGGGACCCGGTCCTGCCGGACGCGCTGTGGAGCGCCCGGAACCGGTCCCGACAGTACCTGGGCGAGCACACGGTAGCCTTCGGCGGGATCCCTCTCGATGTCGACACCAGCTACTGGGACGCGCCGGTCGCCATCGTCGACTGA
- a CDS encoding lectin, with product MERPVRPHLAVRRLLALCAASVLTLAAAPLPTVSAGPELVSSPAELVNPFIGTANSANDFPGADLPFGMVQWSPDTPSRPHGGGYAYGDSTITGFSLTHLSGPGCRAAGDIPVLPTVGAVDTGAAVGFSHADESASPGSYKVALDNGVTTELTATQRSGMARFTFPATDRANLLFKLADSQGGAWDTRFTPVGDREVSGQVTSGRFCGAGNQYTVYFDMVFDRPFETGGTRAVAPGTQPARGGTGDRPDAPETQHRPTLHGTLPPSRPLPRRSAEQDGYVTFDTTQSQEVRAKVGLSYVSTANAVLNRAAENPGWDFGEVRRAARQAWDAELGRIRIGGGTPARRTVFYTALYHALLHPNVISDSNGQYPGFDAAVHTVDPGHRAAYANYSGWDIYRSQAQLEALVDPETAADTAQSMVDDYRQTGQFPKWSENNGESYVMVGDPADEILADYHAFGATGFDSTAALAGMVAEATTANNNRPGLDYLDRLGYLPTDGSYGCCNSYGPAATTLEYDSADFAVSSLAGSLGDTAHQQFFARRAQDWQNLFNPASGFVQPRDADGGWTPGFSPTSGRNFVEGDSWEYTPMVPFNLHGLSAAMGGDPALASFLDTDLTSFTGGGGHTDLGNEPSLDIPWEYDYIGLPYRTQRTVRDVQDQIWADSPSGLAGNDDLGEMSSWYVWSALGMYPQTPGTADLALGSPLFPHAVVALPSGDTLVINGRGAADNAPYVQSAKWNGSDWNNAYAPAETLRGGGTLDFELSTAPHPDWASGPASAPPSYPGPGSPRSRSVQPRRR from the coding sequence ATGGAACGACCGGTTCGGCCACACCTGGCTGTCCGCCGACTGCTGGCCCTCTGCGCCGCGTCGGTGCTCACCCTCGCAGCGGCCCCGTTGCCGACCGTCTCCGCCGGCCCCGAACTGGTCAGCTCCCCGGCCGAGCTGGTGAATCCGTTCATCGGGACCGCCAACTCGGCCAATGACTTCCCCGGGGCCGACCTGCCGTTCGGCATGGTGCAGTGGAGTCCGGACACCCCCTCCCGGCCGCACGGCGGGGGCTACGCCTACGGCGACTCGACGATCACCGGTTTCAGCCTCACCCACCTCTCCGGGCCCGGCTGCCGGGCGGCCGGGGACATCCCGGTGCTGCCGACTGTCGGGGCGGTGGACACCGGTGCGGCGGTGGGTTTCTCGCACGCCGACGAGTCCGCCTCGCCGGGCTCCTACAAGGTCGCCCTGGACAACGGGGTGACCACCGAGCTGACCGCCACCCAGCGCAGCGGCATGGCCCGGTTCACCTTCCCCGCCACCGACCGGGCCAATCTGCTGTTCAAGCTGGCCGACAGTCAGGGCGGCGCCTGGGACACCCGGTTCACGCCGGTCGGCGACCGGGAGGTGAGCGGGCAGGTCACCAGCGGCCGCTTCTGCGGCGCCGGCAACCAGTACACCGTCTACTTCGACATGGTCTTCGACCGGCCCTTCGAAACCGGCGGCACCCGGGCCGTCGCCCCGGGGACCCAGCCGGCGCGGGGTGGCACCGGGGACCGCCCCGACGCCCCGGAGACGCAGCACCGGCCCACCCTGCACGGCACCCTGCCTCCGTCGCGGCCACTGCCCAGGCGGTCGGCCGAGCAGGACGGCTATGTCACCTTCGACACCACGCAGAGCCAGGAGGTCCGGGCCAAGGTCGGCCTGTCCTACGTGTCCACCGCCAACGCGGTGCTCAACCGTGCGGCGGAGAACCCCGGGTGGGACTTCGGCGAGGTACGCCGGGCCGCCCGGCAGGCCTGGGACGCCGAGCTCGGCCGGATCCGGATCGGCGGCGGCACCCCCGCTCGGCGGACCGTCTTCTACACCGCGCTCTACCACGCGCTGCTGCACCCCAATGTGATCAGCGACAGCAACGGCCAGTACCCCGGGTTCGACGCGGCGGTGCACACCGTCGACCCGGGCCACCGCGCCGCCTACGCCAACTACTCCGGCTGGGACATCTACCGCTCGCAGGCCCAACTGGAAGCCCTGGTCGACCCGGAGACGGCCGCGGACACCGCGCAGTCCATGGTCGACGACTACCGGCAGACCGGCCAGTTCCCCAAGTGGTCGGAGAACAACGGCGAGAGCTACGTCATGGTGGGCGACCCGGCGGACGAGATCCTGGCCGACTACCACGCCTTCGGCGCCACCGGCTTCGACAGCACCGCCGCGCTGGCCGGGATGGTCGCCGAGGCCACCACCGCCAACAACAACCGCCCGGGCCTGGACTACCTCGACCGGCTCGGCTACCTGCCCACCGACGGCAGCTACGGCTGCTGCAACTCCTACGGGCCGGCCGCCACCACCCTGGAGTACGACTCCGCCGACTTCGCCGTCTCGTCCCTGGCCGGCTCCCTCGGCGACACCGCGCACCAGCAGTTCTTCGCCCGCCGGGCCCAGGACTGGCAGAACCTGTTCAACCCGGCCAGCGGCTTCGTCCAGCCGCGCGACGCCGACGGAGGCTGGACGCCCGGCTTCTCGCCGACCTCGGGCAGGAACTTCGTCGAGGGAGACTCCTGGGAGTACACCCCGATGGTGCCGTTCAACCTGCACGGACTTTCCGCCGCGATGGGTGGCGACCCGGCGCTGGCGTCCTTCCTGGACACCGACCTGACCTCGTTCACCGGCGGCGGCGGCCACACCGACCTGGGCAACGAACCGAGCCTGGACATCCCCTGGGAGTACGACTACATCGGCCTGCCCTACCGGACCCAGCGGACGGTACGCGACGTGCAGGACCAGATCTGGGCCGACAGCCCCTCAGGGCTGGCCGGGAACGACGACCTGGGCGAGATGAGCTCCTGGTACGTGTGGTCCGCGCTGGGCATGTACCCGCAGACACCGGGCACCGCCGACCTGGCGCTCGGCAGCCCGCTGTTCCCGCACGCCGTGGTCGCCCTGCCGTCCGGCGACACCCTGGTCATCAACGGCCGCGGAGCAGCAGACAACGCCCCCTACGTACAGTCGGCCAAGTGGAACGGCAGCGACTGGAACAACGCCTACGCCCCGGCCGAGACCCTCCGCGGTGGCGGCACGCTGGACTTCGAGCTGTCGACCGCGCCACACCCCGACTGGGCATCAGGCCCGGCCTCCGCACCGCCGTCCTACCCGGGCCCCGGCAGCCCCCGCAGCCGATCGGTCCAGCCGCGGCGGCGCTGA
- a CDS encoding lantibiotic dehydratase, with translation MVVGDAAQLRLGERHQIVARPDPMVLNVAIGAREADCEVMAGIEVCVTSLARVRDQQVRIHRRTPEHRCGNAVHARSPVRTAGGLPTVEVDGAVREQWSASGSSPWTGPWCPWSWR, from the coding sequence GTGGTCGTCGGCGATGCGGCCCAGCTGCGCTTGGGGGAGCGGCATCAAATCGTCGCCCGCCCGGACCCGATGGTCCTGAATGTGGCGATCGGCGCCCGCGAGGCGGACTGCGAAGTGATGGCCGGCATCGAGGTCTGCGTCACCAGCCTGGCCCGTGTCCGAGACCAGCAGGTCCGCATTCACCGTCGCACACCTGAGCACAGGTGCGGGAACGCTGTCCACGCTCGCTCACCCGTACGCACGGCCGGGGGACTGCCCACTGTCGAGGTGGACGGGGCGGTCAGGGAGCAGTGGTCAGCTTCAGGGTCCAGTCCATGGACAGGGCCGTGGTGTCCGTGGTCGTGGCGGTGA
- a CDS encoding transposase family protein, whose translation MDRAVVSVVVAVTMVPPDGVTSWYHAYVIIDIFSRYIVGHTVESAESAPHHKPHSVTTVSLDLKSSGDGPCGAVTQWSTADGFIGAGLRSR comes from the coding sequence ATGGACAGGGCCGTGGTGTCCGTGGTCGTGGCGGTGACCATGGTTCCTCCCGACGGTGTCACCAGTTGGTACCACGCCTACGTCATCATCGACATCTTCAGCCGCTACATCGTCGGCCACACCGTCGAGTCGGCCGAATCGGCCCCGCACCACAAACCTCATAGCGTCACGACCGTCTCACTGGACTTGAAATCTTCCGGCGACGGGCCCTGTGGTGCTGTGACACAGTGGTCCACTGCCGACGGTTTCATTGGAGCAGGTCTGCGATCTCGCTGA
- the pdxR gene encoding MocR-like pyridoxine biosynthesis transcription factor PdxR → MPLEWSSSSPELLLVIDRTCGRPLRAQLERALRDAIRTGRIQVGERVPSSRELARTLGLSRGLVQECFAQLQAEGYLVTRPGSATRVAAGANAPASLPHHASTPPPRLVADFRWGVPDLASFPVQDWLWATREAARTMPTASLDYGDPRGCAVLRDVLAGYLRRVRSAAAVQDDIVVCNGYAQGLSLALRVLAETGVRDVAFEDPGPLAGVRAAAAAAGLTALPVPVDEQGIDVRALARTRARAVVVTPAHQWPTGVALAPQRRLALIDWAAQRDGYIIEDEYDAEFRYDREPIGSLHGLAPDRVISIGTVSKSLAPALRIGWMLCPPELVGSVATHKHVSDRGTPTLDQLALAHLIESGRFDRHLRRVRSTYAHRRTALLAALGTHASQVKVTGLAAGFHAVAHLPDSVDEQHVITAARKRAVGLYGMSACQARPRTTPARLVLGFGNVSAQAIISGISEIADLLQ, encoded by the coding sequence ATGCCTCTGGAATGGTCCAGTTCGTCGCCCGAACTTCTGTTGGTCATCGACCGAACCTGCGGTCGACCGCTGCGCGCGCAGTTGGAGAGAGCGCTGCGAGACGCAATTCGCACCGGACGCATACAGGTCGGCGAGCGTGTCCCCTCATCCCGTGAGCTCGCCCGGACGCTCGGGCTCTCGCGCGGACTGGTACAAGAGTGCTTCGCCCAGCTCCAGGCCGAGGGATATCTGGTGACGCGCCCGGGCTCCGCCACCCGAGTCGCTGCCGGGGCGAACGCGCCGGCCTCCCTGCCGCACCACGCGTCGACGCCGCCGCCACGACTTGTCGCCGACTTCCGCTGGGGCGTACCGGACTTGGCTTCGTTCCCGGTTCAGGACTGGCTCTGGGCCACGCGCGAGGCCGCTCGCACGATGCCCACCGCCTCGCTCGACTACGGCGATCCACGCGGCTGCGCGGTGCTGCGGGACGTGCTCGCCGGCTACCTGCGGCGAGTCCGATCCGCTGCGGCCGTCCAGGACGACATCGTCGTCTGCAACGGCTACGCCCAGGGGTTGAGCCTGGCGTTGCGCGTGCTCGCCGAGACCGGCGTACGTGACGTGGCCTTCGAGGATCCAGGGCCGCTGGCCGGCGTTCGCGCCGCAGCCGCTGCGGCAGGCCTGACCGCGCTGCCGGTGCCGGTCGACGAACAAGGCATCGACGTGCGGGCACTCGCCAGGACGCGGGCTCGCGCGGTCGTGGTCACTCCCGCACATCAGTGGCCCACGGGCGTCGCCCTGGCCCCGCAGCGGCGGCTGGCGCTGATCGACTGGGCCGCGCAGCGCGACGGGTACATCATCGAAGATGAGTACGACGCGGAATTCCGCTACGACCGCGAGCCGATCGGCTCGCTCCACGGCCTCGCGCCCGACCGGGTGATCTCCATCGGCACGGTCAGCAAGTCCCTCGCCCCCGCCCTGCGCATCGGCTGGATGCTCTGCCCACCTGAGCTCGTCGGTTCCGTCGCGACCCACAAGCACGTCAGCGACCGCGGTACGCCTACACTCGATCAACTCGCCCTGGCGCACCTGATCGAATCCGGGCGCTTCGACCGTCACTTGAGGCGTGTCCGCTCCACATACGCCCACCGCCGCACCGCCCTGCTTGCCGCACTCGGCACCCACGCTTCGCAAGTGAAGGTCACCGGCCTTGCAGCAGGCTTCCACGCCGTCGCACACCTGCCCGACAGCGTCGATGAACAGCACGTCATCACCGCCGCCCGCAAGAGGGCAGTCGGCCTCTACGGCATGAGCGCCTGCCAGGCCCGCCCCCGGACCACCCCCGCGCGACTCGTCCTGGGCTTCGGCAACGTCAGCGCACAGGCCATCATCAGCGGAATCAGCGAGATCGCAGACCTGCTCCAATGA
- a CDS encoding DUF885 domain-containing protein, which yields MTQTHDPAPGSVPPSPAPRPPLTVHAVCDRFVARYAELDPVAAVGFGITAAADQLTDYSPQGFEARAALREQALREVRTAAVDGTDEAAARDAFAERMSIELEIHQAGLDASVVNTIASPLQQLRWVFDLMPTNDAEDWSAIARRLAAVPQAMAGLKASLERAAAQGRVSASRQVLSTAEHCDLWAEDLSRLVRPAETTSTLRAELDIGAVAAAAAFDDMAGFLRGQLASRAPVQDAAGPDAYRLWLRYFTGSRVDAEDAYAWGWHEFHAIERELRQVASRIKAGGTPREAAAALDEDPQHTVQGGEALCRWASELSGAALEILSGVHFDIPHPLLSLEHRISPPGAGAGASYTGPSEDCSRPGIVWWPAPPGRVRVPTWRRATTLYHEGVPGHHLQIGTAVHQAGCLNRFQRLMGKVAGHTEGWALYAERLSRQLGLFRTDGELLGFLDAQLFRAARVILDIGMHLQLRIPAGAGFHDGQRWTPQLGRDFLAARTLTVANRVDEEIDRYLGWPGQAPAYKLGERMWIDAAEAARASGGAAFDLRTFHAEALSAGPMGLDQLRERFSAPGAWDE from the coding sequence GTGACACAGACCCACGACCCCGCCCCCGGTTCCGTTCCACCGAGTCCCGCGCCGCGCCCGCCGCTGACCGTGCACGCGGTGTGCGACCGGTTCGTCGCGCGCTACGCCGAGCTCGATCCGGTCGCCGCAGTCGGGTTCGGCATCACCGCTGCCGCCGATCAGCTCACCGACTACTCCCCGCAGGGCTTCGAAGCGCGCGCCGCGCTGCGGGAACAGGCCTTGCGCGAGGTACGTACGGCAGCCGTGGACGGCACGGACGAGGCTGCGGCCCGGGACGCGTTCGCCGAGCGGATGAGCATTGAGCTGGAGATCCATCAAGCGGGCCTCGACGCCAGCGTGGTGAACACGATCGCAAGTCCGCTCCAGCAGCTACGCTGGGTCTTCGACCTGATGCCGACGAACGACGCCGAGGACTGGTCGGCGATCGCCCGGCGGCTGGCCGCGGTGCCGCAAGCGATGGCCGGGCTCAAAGCGAGCCTGGAACGGGCCGCAGCCCAGGGCCGGGTCTCCGCATCGCGCCAGGTGCTGAGCACAGCGGAACACTGCGATCTCTGGGCTGAAGACCTGTCGCGTCTGGTGCGGCCGGCTGAGACGACCTCCACGCTACGCGCCGAATTGGACATCGGCGCCGTGGCGGCCGCCGCGGCGTTCGACGACATGGCCGGCTTCCTGCGTGGCCAGCTCGCGTCGCGGGCTCCGGTGCAGGACGCGGCGGGACCGGACGCGTACCGGCTCTGGTTGCGGTACTTCACCGGCTCGCGTGTGGACGCCGAAGACGCCTACGCGTGGGGATGGCACGAGTTCCACGCAATAGAGCGCGAACTTCGGCAGGTTGCGAGCCGGATAAAAGCTGGCGGCACCCCGCGCGAGGCAGCCGCCGCGCTGGACGAGGATCCCCAGCACACCGTGCAGGGAGGGGAGGCCCTGTGCCGCTGGGCAAGTGAGTTGTCCGGTGCCGCCCTGGAGATCCTGAGCGGCGTCCACTTCGACATCCCCCACCCGCTGCTCAGCCTGGAACACCGCATCTCCCCACCCGGCGCCGGCGCAGGCGCCTCGTACACAGGGCCGTCGGAGGACTGCTCGCGCCCCGGAATCGTGTGGTGGCCGGCTCCCCCCGGCCGGGTCCGAGTACCTACCTGGCGCAGGGCGACCACCCTCTACCACGAGGGCGTGCCCGGTCACCACCTGCAGATCGGCACCGCAGTTCATCAGGCCGGCTGCCTGAACCGCTTCCAGCGGTTGATGGGCAAGGTCGCGGGACACACCGAGGGCTGGGCACTGTACGCCGAGCGGCTTTCACGGCAGCTCGGCCTGTTCCGTACGGATGGCGAACTGCTCGGTTTCCTCGACGCCCAGCTGTTTCGCGCCGCCAGGGTGATCCTCGACATCGGCATGCACCTCCAGCTGCGGATCCCGGCCGGCGCGGGCTTTCACGACGGGCAGCGGTGGACTCCACAGCTCGGCCGTGACTTCCTCGCTGCGCGCACGCTGACCGTCGCGAACCGGGTGGACGAGGAGATCGACCGCTATCTCGGCTGGCCGGGGCAGGCACCGGCATACAAACTCGGGGAACGGATGTGGATCGATGCCGCCGAGGCCGCCCGCGCGAGCGGTGGCGCGGCCTTCGATCTCAGGACCTTCCACGCCGAAGCCCTGTCAGCCGGACCGATGGGCCTCGATCAGCTGCGCGAGCGATTCTCGGCGCCGGGAGCGTGGGACGAATGA
- a CDS encoding MFS transporter produces the protein MSASSAQTASAPAAEQRSRLVTRPLLLRFVSILGASTSFFLLLSVIPLFARSRAGDQAAGASTAALMLATVLGELVTPWFVARCGYRLVLGCGLALLGVATTGFLACHSLAAIILVCGLRGLGFAATIVAGGALTASLLPTDRRGEGLALVGIVSGLPSVAGLPLGVWMAAHFGYQCVILIGALSSLLAVTSVPGLPDRVGGAARPVGMISGLRTGSLVRPAVVFAFTALAAGVLVTFLPIVVPRPGVVSLALLLESLSATLIRMLVGRYGDRHGPGRLVLPGLVLSVVGTLVFADRATAAVLAGAIVFGAGFGVTQNATLCVMYARVPEAAYGMVSGVWNLAYDGGMGIGVVGFGLLADGCGYPTAFCVTGAAMLAGVAPWATDRRRTGRPRITTPGSLAAGYRG, from the coding sequence ATGAGCGCGAGCAGTGCACAGACGGCATCGGCACCCGCGGCCGAACAGCGGTCCCGGCTGGTGACCCGGCCGCTGCTGCTGCGTTTCGTGAGCATCCTCGGGGCCTCAACGAGCTTCTTCCTCCTGCTCTCGGTGATCCCGTTGTTCGCCAGGTCGCGGGCGGGTGATCAGGCAGCAGGTGCGTCGACCGCGGCGCTGATGCTCGCAACCGTACTGGGTGAGCTGGTCACCCCCTGGTTCGTGGCCCGCTGCGGCTACCGGCTCGTGCTCGGTTGTGGGCTGGCCCTGCTCGGTGTGGCCACGACCGGTTTCCTCGCCTGCCACTCGCTCGCGGCGATCATCCTGGTCTGCGGGCTGCGCGGTCTGGGATTCGCGGCCACGATCGTGGCGGGCGGAGCGCTGACCGCCTCGCTGTTGCCGACCGACCGGCGCGGCGAAGGCCTCGCGCTCGTCGGCATCGTCTCGGGACTTCCCTCGGTGGCGGGTCTTCCGCTCGGGGTGTGGATGGCGGCGCACTTCGGGTACCAGTGCGTGATCCTCATCGGCGCGCTCTCGTCGCTGCTTGCGGTGACCTCGGTGCCGGGACTTCCCGACCGTGTGGGTGGCGCGGCCCGACCCGTCGGAATGATATCGGGGCTACGCACAGGGAGCCTGGTGCGCCCAGCCGTGGTGTTCGCCTTCACCGCGCTCGCCGCCGGCGTACTGGTCACGTTCCTGCCCATCGTGGTACCGAGGCCCGGCGTGGTGAGCCTCGCTCTGCTGCTCGAATCCCTGTCCGCCACATTGATCCGCATGCTCGTCGGCCGCTACGGCGACCGCCACGGCCCGGGTCGGCTGGTGCTTCCGGGCCTCGTGCTCTCTGTCGTGGGCACGCTGGTGTTCGCCGACCGCGCCACGGCCGCTGTGCTCGCCGGTGCGATTGTGTTCGGCGCCGGGTTCGGCGTGACCCAGAACGCAACCTTGTGCGTGATGTACGCGAGAGTGCCGGAGGCCGCCTACGGCATGGTCAGCGGCGTGTGGAACCTCGCCTATGACGGCGGTATGGGGATCGGGGTGGTCGGATTCGGACTCCTCGCCGATGGTTGCGGCTACCCGACGGCGTTCTGCGTCACCGGCGCGGCGATGCTCGCGGGGGTGGCCCCCTGGGCAACGGACAGGCGCCGGACAGGCCGCCCACGGATCACCACGCCGGGCTCCCTCGCGGCAGGATACCGAGGTTGA
- a CDS encoding DUF6193 family natural product biosynthesis protein, translating into MNDSSASQVPSGDPVAAKWQLVREMDESLINKDLVEAAYANPALRSLFPMVGHGSLQFSRCTHFPWSQDLPSIFPLGGKQFRVLRLHEPRGSGRERIGGAFTAEEAVETVAAHLPPGWGPAVDGTPDILEPLS; encoded by the coding sequence ATGAACGACAGCAGCGCATCCCAAGTGCCGTCTGGGGATCCAGTGGCAGCCAAGTGGCAGCTGGTTCGCGAGATGGACGAGAGCCTCATCAACAAGGATCTCGTCGAAGCGGCCTACGCCAACCCTGCTCTCCGAAGCCTCTTCCCGATGGTCGGCCACGGATCGCTGCAGTTCAGCCGGTGCACCCACTTCCCCTGGTCGCAGGACTTGCCCTCGATCTTCCCCCTCGGCGGTAAACAGTTCCGCGTGCTCCGACTGCACGAACCACGAGGCTCCGGGCGGGAGCGGATCGGCGGGGCCTTCACTGCCGAGGAAGCCGTCGAGACCGTTGCCGCACACCTTCCGCCAGGCTGGGGCCCCGCCGTGGACGGCACGCCTGACATCCTCGAGCCGCTCAGCTGA
- a CDS encoding tetratricopeptide repeat protein: MNHYAAAIAATGDRPRALSVYQQALDMNQELNKPDDEAISLEGIADHHLATGDPVQGAAHLRQALGIYQRLGMGADVQRVRARLADTVSR, from the coding sequence TTGAACCACTACGCCGCCGCCATCGCCGCGACCGGCGACCGCCCCCGGGCCCTCTCCGTGTACCAGCAGGCCCTGGACATGAACCAGGAACTGAACAAACCCGACGACGAGGCAATCTCCCTCGAAGGCATCGCCGACCACCACCTCGCCACCGGCGACCCCGTCCAGGGTGCAGCACACCTGCGCCAGGCTCTGGGGATCTACCAGCGCCTCGGGATGGGCGCGGACGTTCAGCGGGTCCGGGCCCGCCTCGCGGACACCGTCTCCAGGTGA